Proteins encoded by one window of Chondromyces crocatus:
- a CDS encoding sigma-70 family RNA polymerase sigma factor, with protein sequence MTDSENTALTAFKAGLPEALHGDVDAHVEAALGEAVARGRTAWPSVQLGDEAWLGHLGSRLREGSPLVDQLTAIDAGGLYLAAGCLRGVPAALAAFETDVLPSARRALSRRAEPALVDELLQQARARLLTELHGPPRLALYAGRGPLGGFVRTVAMHLLADDTAAARPTEGDEVLAALPETADVEAGLCRLDQQQHFRAAFQEALTSLTPRERALIRLSLLDGLSIDAIAPMYGAHRATVARWLAAARDTLATRTRKALATRLGLGQTDLESLLGGVLSRFDLSLSRLMRGSQTGQLPAADPAADPT encoded by the coding sequence GTGACGGACTCCGAGAACACGGCGCTCACAGCGTTCAAGGCGGGCCTGCCCGAGGCACTGCACGGCGACGTCGACGCCCACGTCGAGGCAGCGCTCGGCGAGGCGGTGGCGCGCGGACGCACCGCGTGGCCTTCGGTGCAGCTCGGAGACGAAGCGTGGCTCGGGCACCTCGGCAGCCGCCTCCGGGAAGGCTCCCCCCTCGTGGACCAGCTCACCGCGATCGACGCCGGGGGCCTCTACCTGGCCGCCGGATGCTTGCGCGGCGTGCCGGCCGCCCTCGCCGCCTTCGAGACCGACGTGCTCCCCTCGGCGCGCCGAGCGCTCTCGCGACGTGCCGAGCCCGCGCTCGTGGACGAGCTGCTCCAGCAAGCCCGCGCGCGCTTGCTCACCGAACTCCACGGCCCCCCGCGGCTCGCCCTCTACGCGGGCCGAGGGCCTCTGGGCGGCTTCGTGCGGACCGTGGCCATGCACCTCCTCGCCGACGACACCGCCGCTGCCAGGCCGACCGAAGGCGACGAGGTGCTCGCCGCCCTCCCCGAGACCGCCGACGTCGAAGCAGGCCTCTGCCGCCTCGACCAGCAGCAGCACTTCCGCGCCGCCTTCCAGGAAGCCCTCACCTCCTTGACCCCCCGCGAGCGCGCCTTGATCCGCCTCAGCCTCCTCGATGGCCTCTCCATCGACGCCATCGCCCCCATGTACGGCGCCCACCGCGCGACCGTCGCCCGCTGGCTCGCCGCCGCACGAGACACCCTGGCGACGCGGACCCGCAAGGCCCTCGCCACCCGCCTCGGCCTGGGCCAGACCGACCTCGAGAGCCTCCTCGGCGGCGTCCTGAGCCGCTTCGACCTGAGCCTCTCCCGCCTGATGCGCGGCTCCCAGACGGGCCAGCTCCCCGCCGCCGACCCTGCCGCCGACCCCACCTGA
- a CDS encoding protein kinase domain-containing protein, with the protein MGCLDENLLFELTQGLLDEAALSEAERHLDTCPRCRRAAAEALRTSEAAAPLPPPLVARGAAIGRYLVVERVGVGAMGQVFSAYDPELDRKVALKLLRPSSRSEQDEAGRRARLGREAQTLAKLSHPNVVTVFDVGTWEQQLFVALEFVAGGSARDWIARAPRTWRDVVRLWVQAGRGLAAAHAAGVVHRDVKPDNVLVRDDDRAQVTDFGLAADTRPSDTAHAARDLGLTETGALLGTPAYMAPDQLEGAPATEASDQFGFCVSLWEALYGSRPYEGTTIPELVKAARKGPPRAPLSAASSDDPASPGDVASLDATTTSAAARPPPPPAGVPLAVRRLLQRGLHPDPGQRHPSMTALVDALERVTQRPRRVGLAVVLGSVAVAAAALFVTGFTRPVQRHPACVLAEERQQAGWDDAARTTLRETFERTGLSYARQAWELVDGAVSARAEAWRGERAEACEAVVDTKAPDPLFRARMACLDERLAELTAAVEVLALGGAASVNHAAKVMSHLPPLGACAGVSAENAPAGPCAPCVAAHADVERARVFRELGRFEDAERITREALERPATPELSEARAALRLEHARALEALGRIDDAERELLDAAVAAEEVGSRAVAGEAFIELGYLVGYQRSRPDDGERWTRLADALSAEEGPVAERVASVRGVIAARRGNLPGAETHFRAAEALIQKRLGPAHPQRARALSNLANSLVHQARFDEALPLLRTSHELIVAALGADHPDAFQALNSWGAALGNSERFQEAVPVFEQVLAGYKRTLGATHPRLGTAALNLAEAHFRLGHHAEARTFYVEAADAWERALGAETADRALALAGLTQVHVAEGRCAEGLAKAEEALGICGKASCEPIDEATIAFLLAKSAVCAGRSKAEVMPVARRALSLFEVHGAAAGEQVGEVKAWLGR; encoded by the coding sequence ATGGGCTGCCTCGACGAGAACCTGCTGTTCGAGCTGACCCAGGGGCTGCTCGACGAGGCCGCCCTGAGCGAGGCCGAGCGCCACCTGGACACCTGCCCCCGCTGCCGCCGCGCCGCCGCCGAAGCCCTGCGCACCAGCGAAGCCGCCGCCCCCCTGCCCCCTCCGCTCGTCGCGCGCGGCGCGGCCATCGGCCGCTACCTGGTCGTCGAGCGCGTGGGTGTGGGCGCCATGGGCCAGGTGTTCTCGGCCTACGATCCAGAGCTGGACCGCAAGGTGGCCCTCAAGCTGCTGCGCCCCTCGTCCCGCTCGGAGCAAGACGAGGCCGGACGCCGCGCGCGACTCGGCCGCGAGGCGCAGACCCTGGCCAAGCTCTCCCACCCGAACGTGGTCACCGTCTTCGATGTCGGCACCTGGGAGCAGCAGCTCTTCGTCGCTTTGGAGTTCGTCGCCGGCGGGTCGGCCCGTGACTGGATCGCCCGCGCCCCCAGAACCTGGCGCGACGTGGTGCGCCTCTGGGTGCAAGCAGGGCGCGGGCTCGCCGCAGCGCACGCAGCCGGGGTGGTGCACCGTGACGTGAAGCCCGACAACGTGCTCGTGCGCGACGACGACCGCGCCCAGGTGACCGACTTCGGCCTGGCCGCCGACACCCGCCCGAGCGACACCGCCCACGCCGCCCGAGACCTCGGCCTCACCGAGACCGGCGCCTTGCTCGGAACCCCGGCCTACATGGCCCCGGACCAGCTCGAAGGCGCCCCCGCGACCGAGGCGTCCGATCAGTTCGGCTTCTGCGTGTCCCTCTGGGAGGCGCTGTACGGGTCACGCCCCTACGAGGGGACCACCATCCCCGAGCTGGTGAAGGCCGCGCGCAAGGGCCCTCCGCGCGCGCCCCTCTCCGCGGCTTCCTCGGACGACCCGGCTTCCCCGGGCGACGTGGCCTCGCTCGACGCCACCACCACCTCCGCCGCGGCGCGACCTCCCCCTCCCCCCGCTGGCGTCCCGCTCGCCGTGCGCCGCCTCCTCCAGCGCGGCCTGCACCCCGACCCCGGCCAGCGCCACCCCTCGATGACCGCGCTCGTCGACGCCCTCGAACGGGTCACCCAGCGACCCCGGCGCGTGGGTCTCGCGGTGGTCCTGGGGTCCGTCGCGGTGGCCGCCGCGGCCCTCTTCGTCACGGGCTTCACCCGGCCCGTCCAGCGCCATCCGGCCTGCGTGCTCGCCGAGGAGCGACAGCAAGCCGGCTGGGACGACGCGGCCCGCACCACCCTGCGCGAGACGTTCGAGCGCACGGGCCTCTCGTACGCACGGCAGGCCTGGGAGCTCGTCGACGGCGCCGTGTCGGCGCGCGCAGAGGCCTGGCGAGGAGAGCGCGCCGAAGCGTGCGAGGCCGTGGTCGACACGAAGGCCCCCGATCCCCTCTTCCGGGCCCGGATGGCCTGCCTCGACGAGCGCCTCGCCGAGCTGACCGCCGCGGTCGAGGTGCTCGCTCTCGGTGGCGCGGCGTCCGTGAACCACGCCGCCAAGGTGATGTCTCACCTGCCCCCGCTCGGCGCCTGTGCCGGGGTGTCGGCCGAGAACGCGCCAGCAGGTCCGTGCGCGCCGTGCGTGGCCGCCCACGCCGACGTGGAGCGTGCCCGGGTGTTCCGGGAGCTGGGTCGGTTCGAGGATGCCGAGCGCATCACCCGGGAAGCGCTGGAGCGCCCTGCGACGCCCGAGCTCTCGGAGGCCCGCGCCGCGCTGCGCCTGGAGCACGCACGCGCCCTGGAGGCGCTCGGTCGCATCGACGACGCCGAGCGAGAGCTGCTCGACGCCGCCGTGGCCGCCGAGGAGGTGGGCAGCCGCGCCGTCGCCGGCGAGGCGTTCATCGAGCTGGGCTACCTCGTGGGCTACCAGCGGTCGCGCCCCGACGACGGGGAGCGATGGACGCGCCTCGCCGACGCCCTGAGCGCGGAGGAGGGCCCGGTGGCCGAGCGTGTGGCATCAGTCCGGGGGGTGATCGCAGCACGTCGGGGAAACCTGCCCGGCGCCGAGACGCACTTCCGCGCGGCGGAGGCGCTGATCCAGAAGCGGCTGGGGCCAGCCCACCCGCAGCGGGCGCGGGCGCTGTCGAACCTGGCGAACTCGCTGGTGCACCAGGCGCGCTTCGACGAGGCGCTGCCGCTGCTCAGGACATCCCACGAGCTGATCGTGGCCGCCCTCGGGGCCGATCATCCGGATGCATTCCAGGCGCTGAACTCGTGGGGAGCGGCGCTCGGGAACTCGGAGCGCTTCCAGGAGGCGGTGCCGGTCTTCGAGCAGGTGCTCGCGGGCTACAAGCGGACGCTGGGAGCGACGCACCCGCGCCTCGGGACGGCCGCGCTGAACCTCGCCGAGGCACACTTCCGGCTCGGGCACCACGCGGAGGCGCGGACGTTCTACGTGGAGGCCGCGGATGCGTGGGAGCGGGCGCTGGGGGCCGAGACGGCGGATCGGGCGCTCGCGCTGGCAGGTCTGACGCAGGTGCATGTGGCCGAGGGGCGGTGTGCCGAGGGGCTGGCGAAGGCTGAGGAGGCGCTGGGGATCTGCGGGAAGGCGTCGTGTGAGCCGATCGATGAGGCGACGATCGCGTTTCTTCTGGCGAAGTCGGCGGTGTGCGCAGGGCGGTCGAAGGCGGAGGTGATGCCGGTTGCGCGGCGGGCGCTGTCGCTGTTCGAGGTGCACGGGGCTGCGGCCGGGGAGCAGGTGGGTGAGGTGAAGGCGTGGTTGGGGCGGTGA
- a CDS encoding CPBP family intramembrane glutamic endopeptidase yields the protein MAAPAHHDEEARTSSTSRHPRNGLSTDEGVLGEGVPAESMPSPGKVLGLALGFVVVSLAVRVGVWMGLSSGAAWRFFREAVTAIVSLGITIALTVWVQRKRPALQHPDLTLRPPIGAASARVVLVGLAAGTLLFATVFALAWLLGEVRSTWHVADPSAAITTLLVTSVMLFLGATWEEYTFRGWAFSACVRRFGPHAVAVGLGTAFGLAHLVNDAPSVPAIVSVTLAGLLLGYAMLASRNILFPIGLHVGWNVTQFALTSSHLWVFHQAGAPTLPSQPPQLEESMAGIVITALGALAALVAFLARERRARTDREQEERALLPHR from the coding sequence ATGGCAGCACCGGCCCACCACGACGAAGAAGCCAGGACGTCATCGACCTCGCGGCATCCGCGCAACGGCCTGTCGACGGACGAGGGGGTGCTCGGGGAGGGGGTCCCCGCGGAATCCATGCCCTCGCCGGGGAAGGTCCTGGGTCTCGCGCTGGGGTTCGTCGTCGTCAGCCTGGCGGTCCGGGTCGGGGTGTGGATGGGCCTCTCGTCGGGGGCAGCGTGGAGGTTCTTCCGGGAGGCGGTGACGGCCATCGTGTCGCTGGGGATCACCATCGCGCTGACGGTCTGGGTTCAGCGAAAGCGTCCGGCGCTCCAGCATCCCGATCTCACGCTGCGCCCGCCGATCGGTGCGGCGAGTGCGCGCGTCGTCCTGGTGGGGCTCGCGGCGGGGACGCTGCTCTTCGCGACCGTCTTCGCCCTCGCGTGGCTCCTGGGGGAGGTCCGCAGCACCTGGCATGTCGCCGACCCCTCCGCGGCGATCACGACGCTGCTCGTCACCTCCGTGATGCTCTTCCTGGGCGCCACGTGGGAGGAGTACACCTTCCGGGGCTGGGCGTTCTCGGCCTGCGTCCGGCGGTTCGGGCCGCACGCGGTCGCGGTCGGGCTCGGGACCGCGTTCGGGCTCGCGCACCTCGTGAACGACGCTCCGAGTGTCCCGGCGATCGTCTCCGTCACACTCGCCGGGCTCCTCCTCGGCTACGCCATGCTCGCGTCGAGGAACATCCTGTTCCCCATCGGGCTCCACGTCGGCTGGAACGTCACACAGTTCGCGCTGACGTCATCGCATCTCTGGGTCTTCCACCAGGCGGGCGCTCCGACGCTGCCCAGCCAACCTCCCCAGCTCGAAGAGAGCATGGCGGGCATCGTCATCACCGCCCTCGGCGCCCTCGCTGCACTCGTAGCTTTCCTGGCCAGAGAGCGACGCGCCCGCACCGACCGGGAGCAAGAGGAGCGCGCGCTCCTGCCTCACAGGTAG
- a CDS encoding phytanoyl-CoA dioxygenase family protein — translation MLSTDTTPPLSEAQIQQFILDGFVKLDDAFPRADADAARAILWRDTGCDPEDPATWTEPVVRLGMYGHEPFARAASSPRLHAAFDQLVGEGRWQPPIALGTFPVRFPSTDDPGDAGWHIDVSFGMEDPDFLAWRANVTSKGRALLMLFLFSDVGPDDAPTRIRVGSHLDIARMLAPAGEAGLSLRELAASGFEETAGRPEELATGAAGTVYLCHPFLVHAAQPHRGLRPRFMAQPPLLPTTPFQLDRPESEASPVELAIQLALRVDD, via the coding sequence ATGCTTTCCACCGACACCACCCCGCCCCTGAGCGAAGCCCAGATCCAGCAGTTCATCCTCGACGGCTTCGTGAAGCTCGACGACGCCTTCCCCCGCGCCGACGCCGACGCGGCCCGCGCCATCCTCTGGCGCGACACGGGCTGCGACCCCGAGGATCCCGCCACCTGGACCGAGCCCGTCGTCCGCCTCGGCATGTACGGACACGAGCCGTTCGCGCGCGCCGCGAGCAGCCCACGCCTCCACGCCGCGTTCGACCAGCTCGTCGGCGAAGGCCGCTGGCAGCCCCCCATCGCCCTCGGCACCTTCCCCGTCCGCTTCCCTTCCACGGACGACCCTGGCGACGCGGGCTGGCACATCGACGTCAGCTTCGGCATGGAGGACCCCGACTTCCTCGCCTGGCGCGCCAACGTCACCTCCAAGGGGCGCGCCCTGCTCATGCTCTTCCTGTTCTCCGACGTCGGCCCCGACGACGCCCCCACCCGCATCCGCGTCGGCTCGCACCTCGACATCGCACGGATGCTGGCCCCCGCGGGCGAAGCCGGCCTCTCCTTGCGCGAGCTGGCGGCGAGCGGCTTCGAGGAGACCGCGGGCCGGCCCGAAGAACTCGCCACAGGCGCAGCCGGAACCGTCTACCTCTGCCACCCCTTCCTCGTCCACGCGGCCCAGCCCCACCGCGGCCTGCGGCCCCGCTTCATGGCCCAGCCGCCACTCCTTCCGACCACGCCCTTCCAGCTCGATCGCCCCGAGAGCGAAGCGTCCCCCGTCGAGCTGGCCATCCAGCTCGCCCTGCGCGTCGACGACTGA
- a CDS encoding Uma2 family endonuclease, which translates to MGEAARKQAAPATYADLEAVPEHLVAEILSDVLHTFPRPGPAHTELASLLGADLIGPFHRGRGGPGGWRILDEPELHVGRDVLVPDLAGWRLERMPALPETAYFTLAPDWVCEVLSPSTAVHDRARKMPVYARAGVGWLWLIDPLARSLEVFHLGPRTLWELEQVFAGDDILVRAAPFDAIELDLSALWPKRPGDVA; encoded by the coding sequence ATGGGTGAGGCGGCGAGGAAGCAAGCAGCTCCAGCGACGTACGCGGACCTCGAAGCCGTGCCGGAGCACCTGGTCGCGGAGATCCTGAGTGACGTGCTCCACACCTTCCCGCGTCCGGGTCCGGCACACACGGAGCTGGCTTCCCTGCTCGGTGCGGACCTGATCGGCCCCTTCCATCGTGGTCGTGGAGGGCCCGGTGGGTGGCGCATCCTCGACGAGCCCGAGCTTCACGTCGGTCGAGACGTGCTGGTGCCGGATCTTGCGGGCTGGAGGCTGGAGCGGATGCCAGCGCTGCCGGAGACGGCATACTTCACGCTGGCGCCGGACTGGGTATGCGAGGTGCTCTCGCCGTCGACGGCGGTGCATGACCGTGCGCGGAAGATGCCAGTCTATGCGCGCGCCGGGGTGGGCTGGCTGTGGCTGATCGATCCGCTGGCGCGCTCGCTGGAGGTGTTCCACCTCGGGCCGCGCACGCTCTGGGAGCTGGAGCAGGTGTTCGCGGGTGACGACATACTCGTGCGCGCGGCGCCGTTCGACGCCATCGAGCTGGACCTCTCGGCCCTGTGGCCGAAGCGCCCGGGCGACGTGGCATGA